In Oryzias melastigma strain HK-1 linkage group LG10, ASM292280v2, whole genome shotgun sequence, the genomic window AATGGCGCAGTAGCAGCAGCAGATGGCGAGCAGCGGCAGCAGGAAAGCCAGGCCGATCTTCATCCAGGTCAGGGTTAGGTACCACTCATCGCTGGGGTATAAAACCACGCACGCTTCAACCCCCTTATCCTGAAGGTAGTGAATTTCCCTCAGAGCAAAGTTCGGGGCCGAACAAGCACTTGCGAGAATCCACACCACCACGCACGCATACTGGGCCCGCCTGGTGTCCCGCGCAATCTGGGAGCGGAAAGGATGGACGATGGCCAAGTAACGGTCCATGCTCATGCAGGTGATGAAGAAGATGGATGCGTAGAGGTTGAGGTTCAGGATGGCGCCACAAACTTTGCAGGCCATCCGGCCAAAGGTCCAGCTGTAGTCCTGGGAGTAGTAGACGGCCCACAGCGGGAGGGAGAGCAGGAACAGCAGGTCGGAGACGCACAGGTTCACCATGAACGTGTTAGCAACGGTCCTCCGCGAGGTGCTTCCGTGCGCCAACACACACACCGCCAAGGCATTGGCTATGGTCCCCAGCACGGAGATAGTACCGTAGACGATAGGAATGACCGTCGTGGTGGGCACGGGGGACCAGCCCCTGCAAGCGGCAGGCGCGGTGGTGTTCACATAGACCTCCGGGGAGGAGGTGGAGTTGAAAAAAGAGACGTCATTTGGGACTGCCATCATGGATCTGGATGTTTACAAGGTTtgctgaaaacaaaagcagagcaGAGGTGGAGGGGGGGCTTGTTAGAAATCCTGCTGAAGGACTGCATTTCTCTACTCTGTAATCATGAGCTGGCTCCAGTGTCGCCTCTGATAGCTAATCACAGCGAGAACTCATTACGTCGTGCTGGAAGTTAACCAGGATGAAA contains:
- the agtr2 gene encoding type-2 angiotensin II receptor; amino-acid sequence: MMAVPNDVSFFNSTSSPEVYVNTTAPAACRGWSPVPTTTVIPIVYGTISVLGTIANALAVCVLAHGSTSRRTVANTFMVNLCVSDLLFLLSLPLWAVYYSQDYSWTFGRMACKVCGAILNLNLYASIFFITCMSMDRYLAIVHPFRSQIARDTRRAQYACVVVWILASACSAPNFALREIHYLQDKGVEACVVLYPSDEWYLTLTWMKIGLAFLLPLLAICCCYCAIGRHLLADTGLRQMQGPSHHLSVPSFKSSESQEGGNKPEQLSTASVTPSCSRSKPLMGRGVERVLWTVAIVVLAFFLCWFPFHCVTFLSLMHDHGWLDSCWVTWSIRNLTPITLCLGFSNSAINPVLYCFIGNHFRGRLGGLCKGLCACVKARREEHSQKRSSFSTRLSSFSRKLSDLKDLAIVETSNPS